In the Streptomyces fradiae ATCC 10745 = DSM 40063 genome, one interval contains:
- the rpsR gene encoding 30S ribosomal protein S18: protein MSPRRSADRKPPKARPNPLDRAGITYIDYKDTDLLRKFISDRGKIRSRRVTRVTAQQQRQLARAVKNAREMALLPYASAPR, encoded by the coding sequence GTGTCCCCCCGCCGCTCCGCCGACCGCAAGCCGCCGAAGGCCCGCCCGAATCCGCTGGACCGGGCCGGCATCACGTACATCGACTACAAGGACACCGACCTGCTGCGGAAGTTCATCTCCGACCGGGGCAAGATCCGCAGCCGCAGGGTGACCCGTGTCACGGCGCAGCAGCAGCGGCAGCTCGCCCGCGCCGTGAAGAACGCCCGCGAGATGGCGCTGCTGCCGTACGCCTCCGCCCCCCGCTGA
- a CDS encoding DUF397 domain-containing protein, whose translation MAATELHGAVWQKSRHSNSQGSCVEFAKLPGGEVAVRNSRFPDGPALVYTPAEIEAMLLGVKDGEFDHLVGG comes from the coding sequence ATGGCGGCCACGGAGCTTCATGGGGCCGTCTGGCAGAAGAGCCGGCACAGCAACTCGCAGGGCTCGTGTGTCGAATTCGCCAAGCTGCCCGGCGGGGAGGTGGCGGTGCGCAACTCGCGCTTCCCGGACGGCCCCGCACTGGTCTACACCCCGGCGGAGATCGAGGCGATGCTGCTGGGAGTCAAGGACGGGGAGTTCGACCACCTGGTCGGCGGCTGA
- a CDS encoding ATP-binding protein — protein MGTNGSTMLEPLRQGLPPVDAASVSSSASCALPARYEAVRGARQFTSVTLTQWNLSERFDDVALVVSELVTNALRHALPAGPPREQPLDPPVRLHLMRWAGRLVCAVRDPSPDTPAARGSGEDFAAESGRGLFLVESFSDSWGWHPLAGTLHGKVVWALFRLGERPR, from the coding sequence ATGGGGACGAATGGATCGACCATGCTCGAGCCGTTAAGGCAGGGGCTTCCTCCCGTCGACGCCGCGAGCGTGTCGAGCTCGGCCTCCTGCGCCCTGCCCGCCCGGTACGAGGCGGTGCGGGGCGCCCGCCAGTTCACCAGCGTCACGCTCACCCAGTGGAACCTCAGCGAGCGCTTCGACGACGTGGCGCTCGTCGTCTCCGAACTCGTCACCAACGCGCTGCGGCACGCCCTGCCCGCCGGACCCCCGCGCGAGCAGCCCCTCGACCCGCCCGTACGGCTGCACCTGATGCGCTGGGCGGGCCGCCTCGTGTGCGCGGTGCGCGACCCGAGCCCGGACACCCCGGCGGCGCGCGGCTCGGGCGAGGACTTCGCCGCCGAGTCGGGCCGCGGTCTGTTCCTGGTCGAGTCCTTCAGCGACAGCTGGGGGTGGCACCCGCTGGCGGGGACCCTGCACGGGAAGGTCGTCTGGGCGCTGTTCCGGCTGGGGGAACGGCCGCGGTAG
- a CDS encoding helix-turn-helix domain-containing protein has translation MGRVGDVTATESGGSVVRRILLGSQLRRLREARGITREAAGYSIRASESKISRLELGRVSFKARDVEDLLTLYGVTDEKEREALLGLVREANLAGWWHSYGDVLPGWFQTYIGLEGAASLIRIYEVQFVHGLLQTEAYAHAVVARGACPNASAADIDRRVALRLERQKVLVSERAPRFHAVLDEAALRRPYGDRAVMREQLKHLIEMSERPNITLQVMPFSFGGHSGESGAFTMLRFPESDLSDIVYLEQLTGALYIDKRDEVTQYERAMEKLHEDSPGPEESRDLLRGLLQLI, from the coding sequence ATGGGGAGGGTTGGAGACGTGACCGCGACTGAATCCGGCGGTTCCGTGGTGCGGCGCATCCTGCTGGGCTCGCAGCTGAGGAGGCTGCGCGAGGCGCGCGGCATCACCCGCGAGGCGGCCGGCTACTCGATCCGGGCGTCCGAATCCAAGATCAGCCGGCTGGAGTTGGGAAGGGTGAGCTTCAAGGCGCGCGACGTGGAGGACCTGCTCACGCTCTACGGGGTCACCGACGAGAAGGAGCGCGAGGCGCTGCTGGGCCTCGTCCGCGAGGCCAACCTCGCGGGCTGGTGGCACAGCTACGGCGACGTGCTGCCCGGGTGGTTCCAGACGTACATCGGGCTCGAGGGCGCCGCCTCGCTCATCCGCATCTACGAGGTCCAGTTCGTCCACGGCCTGCTGCAGACCGAGGCGTACGCCCACGCGGTCGTCGCGCGCGGAGCGTGCCCCAACGCGTCGGCCGCCGACATCGACCGGCGCGTGGCCCTGCGCCTGGAGCGGCAGAAGGTCCTGGTGTCGGAGCGGGCCCCGCGATTTCACGCCGTTCTGGACGAGGCCGCGCTGCGCCGCCCGTACGGCGACCGTGCCGTCATGCGCGAGCAGCTCAAGCACCTCATCGAGATGTCGGAGCGTCCCAACATCACCCTCCAGGTGATGCCGTTCAGCTTCGGCGGGCACTCCGGCGAGAGCGGCGCCTTCACCATGCTGCGCTTCCCGGAGTCGGACCTCTCCGACATCGTCTACCTGGAGCAGCTGACGGGCGCGCTGTACATCGACAAGCGGGACGAGGTGACCCAGTACGAGCGCGCCATGGAGAAGCTCCACGAGGACAGTCCGGGCCCGGAGGAGAGTCGGGATCTGCTCAGAGGACTCCTTCAACTCATCTGA